A region from the Rosa rugosa chromosome 6, drRosRugo1.1, whole genome shotgun sequence genome encodes:
- the LOC133718835 gene encoding uncharacterized protein LOC133718835: protein MGKDAKAGGKGKGKAAAGDEGGCSKGKGKSGKGGASDGLGTCTYVKARHILCEKQGKINEAYKKLQDGWLGNGDKVPPAEFAKLASEYSECPSGKKGGDLRWFPRGKMADPFQEVAFSTPIGATSGAFKSTYVLILFAILDLYSLSDAFFTLCYTLE, encoded by the coding sequence aTGGGCAAGGACGCCAAGGCCGGAGGAAAAGGCAAGGGAAAAGCCGCAGCCGGCGACGAGGGCGGCTGCTCTAAGGGAAAAGGAAAGTCTGGCAAGGGCGGAGCTTCCGATGGGCTCGGCACCTGCACGTATGTGAAGGCAAGGCACATACTTTGTGAGAAGCAGGGAAAGATCAACGAAGCCTACAAGAAGTTGCAGGACGGCTGGCTCGGAAACGGCGATAAGGTCCCTCCGGCGGAGTTCGCTAAGTTGGCCTCCGAGTACTCCGAGTGTCCTTCAGGGAAGAAAGGCGGCGACCTCAGGTGGTTCCCTCGCGGGAAGATGGCCGACCCTTTTCAAGAGGTGGCATTCAGCACTCCGATTGGGGCTACCAGCGGTGCTTTCAAGTCCACGTATGTGTTGATACTTTTCGCAATTTTAGATCTTTATAGTCTTTCTGATGCATTTTTTACTCTCTGCTATACACTGGAGTAG
- the LOC133716142 gene encoding uncharacterized protein LOC133716142 has translation MTHRKAFEALDTTHRDITGVEMPFGGKVMILGGDFRQVLPVVPHGSKAQMIDACIVKSLLWNVIKILPLKHNMRAQQDPKFADFLLRVRDGNEPFVQDDMIRIPDALVIPWVGDESLGQLIASIFPGLEDIAFDSSYMVDRAIITPRNEDVAWTS, from the coding sequence ATGACTCACAGAAAAGCTTTTGAGGCTTTGGATACAACTCATAGAGATATAACTGGTGTCGAAATGCCATTTGGTGGGAAAGTTATGATTCTTGGCGGAGACTTTCGACAAGTTCTTCCTGTTGTACCACATGGTAGCAAAGCACAAATGATAGATGCATGCATTGTAAAATCTCTGTTATGGAATGTGATCAAAATACTCCCTTTGAAACACAATATGAGGGCCCAACAAGACCCGAAATTTGCAGATTTTCTACTTCGTGTCCGTGATGGAAATGAGCCGTTTGTACAAGATGATATGATTAGGATCCCAGATGCATTGGTTATTCCTTGGGTTGGTGATGAATCTCTTGGCCAACTAATCGCTTCTATATTTCCAGGTTTAGAGGACATTGCATTTGATAGCTCTTATATGGTGGATAGAGCTATTATAACACCTAGGAATGAGGATGTGGCATGGACAAGCTAA